From one Neovison vison isolate M4711 chromosome 1, ASM_NN_V1, whole genome shotgun sequence genomic stretch:
- the RXFP3 gene encoding relaxin-3 receptor 1 yields MNKEAGGNELAELYGLIPYLLQAANTSGNASSLQLQDLWWELGLELPDGAAPGHPPGTGGAESADTESRVRILISAVYWVVCALGLTGNLLVLYLMKSKQGWRKSSINLFVTNLALTDFQFVLTLPFWAVENALDFKWPFGKAMCKIVSIVTSMNMYASVFFLTSMSVARYHSVASALKSHRTRGYGRGECCGQSLRDSCCFSVKALCVLIWASAALASLPNAIFSTTIKVMGEELCLVRFPDKLLGGDRQFWLGLYHLQKVLLGFVLPLCITSLCYLLLVRFISDRRVAGTEGGASAAEGGLAAASTRRRSKVTKSVTIVVLSFFLCWLPNQALTTWSILIKFNAVPFSQEYFLCQVYAFPVSVCLAHSNSCLNPILYCLVRREFRKALKSLLWRIASPSLTSMRPFTATTKPEPEEQGLQALAPLHRTAEPDLVYYPPGVVVYSGGRYDPLPSSSAY; encoded by the coding sequence ATGAATAAGGAGGCTGGCGGAAACGAGCTCGCAGAACTCTATGGTCTGATCCCGTACCTTCTACAGGCGGCCAACACCAGCGGCAACGCGTCGTCGCTGCAGCTCCAGGACTTGTGGTGGGAGCTGGGGCTGGAGTTGCCTGACGGCGCGGCGCCGGGGCATCCCCCGGGCACCGGCGGGGCAGAAAGTGCGGACACCGAGTCCCGGGTGCGTATCCTCATCAGCGCGGTGTACTGGGTGGTTTGCGCGTTGGGGCTGACTGGCAACCTGCTGGTGCTCTACCTGATGAAGAGTAAGCAGGGATGGCGCAAGTCCTCCATCAACCTCTTTGTCACCAACCTGGCGCTGACAGACTTTCAGTTCGTACTCACCCTGCCCTTCTGGGCGGTGGAAAACGCTCTTGACTTCAAATGGCCCTTCGGCAAGGCCATGTGTAAGATCGTATCCATAGTGACGTCCATGAACATGTACGCCAGCGTCTTCTTCCTCACCTCCATGAGCGTGGCGCGCTACCACTCGGTGGCGTCCGCTCTTAAGAGCCACCGGACCCGAGGGTATGGCCGGGGCGAATGCTGCGGCCAAAGCCTGAGGGACAGCTGCTGCTTCTCAGTCAAAGCACTGTGCGTATTGATCTGGGCCTCGGCCGCGCTGGCCTCGTTGCCCAACGCGATCTTCTCCACCACCATCAAGGTGATGGGCGAGGAGCTGTGCCTGGTGCGCTTCCCAGACAAGTTGCTGGGCGGAGACAGACAGTTCTGGCTGGGCCTCTACCACTTGCAGAAGGTGCTGCTAGGCTTCGTGCTTCCGTTGTGCATCACCAGCCTGTGCTATCTTCTGCTGGTGCGTTTCATCTCCGACCGCCGTGTGGCTGGGACCGAAGGAGGAGCCTCAGCGGCCGAGGGTGGCCTGGCCGCAGCCAGCACCCGGAGACGGTCGAAGGTCACCAAATCTGTGACCATCGTGGTCCTATCCTTCTTCCTGTGTTGGTTGCCCAACCAGGCTCTCACCACCTGGAGCATCCTCATCAAGTTCAACGCCGTGCCCTTCAGCCAAGAGTATTTCCTGTGCCAGGTATATGCGTTCCCGGTGAGCGTATGCCTGGCTCACTCCAACAGCTGTCTCAACCCCATCCTCTACTGCCTGGTGCGCCGCGAGTTCCGCAAAGCGCTCAAGAGTCTATTGTGGCGCATCGCGTCCCCCTCTCTGACCAGCATGCGCCCTTTCACGGCCACCACCAAGCCAGAGCCCGAGGAGCAGGGGCTACAGGCCCTGGCACCTCTCCACCGGACCGCGGAGCCTGACCTGGTCTACTACCCGCCTGGCGTGGTGGTCTACAGCGGGGGGCGCTACGACCCGCTGCCCAGCAGCTCCGCCTACTGA